TAAGCATTGAACAACTAATTGATGAAGATACTCTAAAAGGTTTTGCTAGTGAGTTTTTTGATGATAAAGAGAAAGCAAGAGAATGGATTTTGAGTTCAGAAGAAGAATATTCATCTTCTACACAAATCTAAAAAAGACTTGTAAAACATAAATTCCTCATTCCCATCTAAGGAATGAGGAATTTGTATTACACTCAAAAATAATTTTAGTTTTCTAAACAGGAATATCTTTGACGATGGAAGAACGTTCCCAATTTCGATGATTTGCTATTGCTTCTATAAAATCTTTTGGATTAGCATTTACAAAGACTGCTTTATCATCTTTATGCTCTTTTACATAAGTATGATTGAGAAATTCTTCTCCTTCTCCTGTCACAGCTATTGCTTTACAATGCTTAAATGCTTCATTGACAAACTTTTTATACTTAGCCGTTTTCATTAGCTGCTCAACAGATTTTTTTCCACTAGGTATAAATATAGCATCAAATAATACGCTTTCAGTTGTCATTATAGCAGCATCTACTTTATGCTCCATACCTTCATTACATGTAATTGAACCACCATGAGGAGCTATAATTTTGACTACGGCATTTTCTTTTTCTAATGCTTCTGACATTTTACCAAAACTCGCCATATCAAATCCATTAGCAGCTAAGACAGCTATTTGTCTAGTAGCTATACTTTTGGTTTTTATGTGGGTTTGGCTTAGTGCATCTGATTTTTCCAAATAGTTTTTCTTCTTTGTTGGTTGCTGACTTTCCACATCAGCATCTGCTCCTATTGCCTGATTAATAGGTCTTTCTATATCTTTTGGAATACTCATTCCCAAGCCTTCTGCCACTTTATTAGCTAAATCTGTATCAATTTGTTCGATAAGCCAAAGCATTCTTTCTTGGATATGTGAATGTGTACATTTACCTAATTCGAAAGTATAGGCTTCTGCTACATGCTCTTTTTCCCACTCTTTTAAGCTGCGATAGAAAAGTGCAGGTTGTGAAAAATGATCAGAAAAACTCTCACTTCTACTTCTTACTTTTTTGGCATCTATACGCTCTTCAAACGAATCAAATCCTCCTTCAGCTATCTTTGCTAAATGTGGACATCCACCACTCAGACTATTAGGAAAATAAGCTGTATTTCCTTTTGGAATCTTGCCTTGCATGTGTCCATCACGTTGGTTATTATGTACTGGAACGATAGGCTGATTAATAGGAATCTGATGATGATTAACTGTACCCAAACGAGAAAGCTGTGTATCTCTATATGAAAACAATCGTCCTTGTAATAATGGGTCATTCGTAAAATCTAAACCAGGAATTATATGACCAGGCAAAAAAGCAACTTGTTCTGTTTCAGCAAAAAAATTGTCAGGGTTGCGATTAAGTGTCATTTTACCTATTTTCTGAACAGGTACTATTTCTTCAGGAATTAATTTAGTAGGATCAAGCAAATCAAAATCATATTTGTGTTCGTCTTCTTCTGGCACAATTTGAAAACCTAATTCCCATTCTGGAAACTGCCCAGCTTCAATAGCATCCCATAAATCTCGGCGATGGAAATCAGAGTCAGCACCATTAATTTTAACAGCTTCATCCCATGTTACAGAATGAACTCCTAATAGTGGTTTCCAGTGAAATTTTACAAAATGTGATTTTCCTTCTTGATTAATTAAACGGAAGGTGTGAATACCAAAGCCTTCCATCATTCTAAGACTACGAGGTATTCCTCGGTCGCTCATTACCCATATATGATTATGCAGTGTTTCAGTAGTCAAAGAAACAAAATCATAAAAAGTATCATGAGCTGAAGCAGCTTGAGGAATTTCTCTATCAGGCTCAGGCTTTACAGAATGAATCAAGTCTGGAAACTTCATAGCATCTTGAATGAAGAAAATCGGCATGTTGTTACCCACCAAATCCCAAGTTCCTTCTTCTGTATAAAATTTTACAGCAAAACCTCTCACATCACGAGCCAAATCAGGAGAACCTTTTGAACCTGCTACAGTAGAAAAACGAACAAATACAGGTGTTTTTCTTGATGTATCATTAAAAATGCCTGCTTTGGTATATTTCTCTTGACTTTCATATAACTCAAAATATCCATGCGCTGCACTTCCTCGGGCGTGAACAATGCGTTCTGGAATTCTTTCATGGTCAAAATGTGTTATTTTTTCTCGTAGCAAAAAATCTTCTAAAAGTGTAGCACCTCTTACTCCTGCTTTCAGAGAATTATTTGTGTCATTGACTTTTAACCCTTGATTGGTAGTCATAACTTTATTTTCAGGTTCTGTTTTATGCTGTTCTAAATCAGCCTGTTTTTTTGTTTTTTTGCTCATAATTGATTTTTAGATATTTTATAGGTTAAGAGTAACTGTCGTTAAATATGATAGTAGTTAAAACTCTATCTTTGTTTAATTCTTTATCAACATATAATTCTAAAAATAGTTATATAATTAAACAAAAAAATAAAAAAATCCTCATTCCCTTTTTTAATAAGAATGAGGATTTTTGTTGCCATTAATTTGTTATTCTATAATATAGCCTACAAAATAATGATGGAATATTTTATTAAGTTTAGTTGAGCGTATATTCTACACTAATTTTAGCATTTAAAACTTTTGAGATAGGACAATTTTGTTCAGCATCTTTTACTAACTCAGCAAATTTTTCTTCTGTAATTCCTTTTACTTTCGCTTTTAGTGTAAGATGCGAAGTAGTAATTGCACCATCTTCTAAAGCAATTTTACAATTAGTTTCTAAGTTTTGAGGAGTAAAACCTGCTTCTCCTAAGTTAAAACTTAATTTCATGGTAAAACAACCTGCATGTGCTGCTGCTATAAGTTCTTCAGGATTTGTTCCTGTTCCTTCTTCAAAACGACTCTTGAAAGAATACTGAGTTTCGTTTAGGGTTTTACTTTGTGTGGTAAGGTGTCCTTTTCCCTCTTTTCCACTTCCTTGCCATACGGCTGTTGAATGTCTTTTCATAATCTTTAAAATAAAATTGAGTTGATAAAATGATATTTGCTTGTTTTAAAACTCTTTTCATTTTGAATTTGTTTCTGAAAATAAAAAACTCTAATCATCTTTTTGAGATAATTAGAGTTTTGAATTC
This is a stretch of genomic DNA from Bernardetia sp. MNP-M8. It encodes these proteins:
- a CDS encoding OsmC family protein — protein: MKRHSTAVWQGSGKEGKGHLTTQSKTLNETQYSFKSRFEEGTGTNPEELIAAAHAGCFTMKLSFNLGEAGFTPQNLETNCKIALEDGAITTSHLTLKAKVKGITEEKFAELVKDAEQNCPISKVLNAKISVEYTLN
- a CDS encoding catalase produces the protein MSKKTKKQADLEQHKTEPENKVMTTNQGLKVNDTNNSLKAGVRGATLLEDFLLREKITHFDHERIPERIVHARGSAAHGYFELYESQEKYTKAGIFNDTSRKTPVFVRFSTVAGSKGSPDLARDVRGFAVKFYTEEGTWDLVGNNMPIFFIQDAMKFPDLIHSVKPEPDREIPQAASAHDTFYDFVSLTTETLHNHIWVMSDRGIPRSLRMMEGFGIHTFRLINQEGKSHFVKFHWKPLLGVHSVTWDEAVKINGADSDFHRRDLWDAIEAGQFPEWELGFQIVPEEDEHKYDFDLLDPTKLIPEEIVPVQKIGKMTLNRNPDNFFAETEQVAFLPGHIIPGLDFTNDPLLQGRLFSYRDTQLSRLGTVNHHQIPINQPIVPVHNNQRDGHMQGKIPKGNTAYFPNSLSGGCPHLAKIAEGGFDSFEERIDAKKVRSRSESFSDHFSQPALFYRSLKEWEKEHVAEAYTFELGKCTHSHIQERMLWLIEQIDTDLANKVAEGLGMSIPKDIERPINQAIGADADVESQQPTKKKNYLEKSDALSQTHIKTKSIATRQIAVLAANGFDMASFGKMSEALEKENAVVKIIAPHGGSITCNEGMEHKVDAAIMTTESVLFDAIFIPSGKKSVEQLMKTAKYKKFVNEAFKHCKAIAVTGEGEEFLNHTYVKEHKDDKAVFVNANPKDFIEAIANHRNWERSSIVKDIPV